The following proteins are co-located in the Doryrhamphus excisus isolate RoL2022-K1 chromosome 3, RoL_Dexc_1.0, whole genome shotgun sequence genome:
- the LOC131125857 gene encoding uncharacterized protein LOC131125857, which translates to MESVMNLEFCFLVFLAGSYQARGQSVVLTPVATLQASLHPAGASGVPDLTKGRVDGGQHQIYNPVDDTATAPTLTHQTMEATSQPFTTSQPGTHAAAPHGSSPATTLEGMTEHPLSTFSSQDANTSTQPQPVTSWRVTTTAGRPLTSHIGQDPAGPHHLEVPSELNVGDEEHKRLHSPLNPLLAGLLCVFIVTTAVVFIILFMRFRQRTNNPEFHRLQDLPMDDLMEDTPLSRYTY; encoded by the exons ATGGAATCTGTTATGAATTTGGAGTTTTGCTTCTTGGTGTTTCTTGCTGGTTCATATCAGGCAAgag GTCAAAGTGTGGTTTTGACTCCAGTCGCCACCCTGCAGGCCTCACTGCATCCCGCTGGCGCCTCGGGGGTTCCTGACCTGACGAAAGGTCGTGTGGATGGCGGCCAACATCAAATATATAATCCGGTAGATGATACTGCAACCGCACCGACGCTTACTCATCAGACGATGGAAGCGACATCTCAACCTTTCACAACATCACAGCCTGGAACCCACGCAG CTGCTCCACACGGCAGTTCCCCCGCTACAACACTAGAGGGCATGACCGAACATCCCTTGAGCACCTTTTCATCCCAGGACGCAAACACCTCCACTCAGCCTCAACCAGTGACATCATGGAGAGTAACCACCACAGCAGGACGCCCTCTGACCTCTCACATAGGCCAAGACCCTGCTGGGCCGCATCACCTGGAAGTCCCCTCTGAACTTAATGTAGGCGATGAAG AACACAAAAGGCTCCACAGTCCTCTAAACCCCCTCCTTGCTGGTCTGCTCTGCGTCTTCATTGTCACCACTGCGGTCGTCTTCATCATCCTCTTTATGCGCTTCCGCCAACGGACCAACAACCCGGAGTTCCACCGTCTCCAGGATCTTCCCATG